A window of Leclercia adecarboxylata contains these coding sequences:
- the rpoE gene encoding RNA polymerase sigma factor RpoE translates to MSEQLTDQILVERVQKGDQKAFNLLVVRYQHKVASLVSRYVPSGDVPDVVQESFIKAYRALESFRGDSAFYTWLYRIAVNTAKNYLVAQGRRPPSSDVDAIDAENFESGGALKEISNPENLMLSEELRQIVFRTIESLPEDLRMAITLRELDGLSYEEIAAIMDCPVGTVRSRIFRAREAIDNKVQPLIRR, encoded by the coding sequence ATGAGCGAGCAGTTAACGGACCAGATTCTGGTTGAACGGGTCCAGAAGGGAGATCAGAAAGCCTTTAACCTACTGGTGGTGCGCTACCAGCATAAGGTGGCGAGTCTGGTGTCCCGCTATGTACCTTCAGGAGATGTTCCTGATGTGGTGCAAGAGTCTTTCATTAAGGCCTATCGCGCGCTGGAATCTTTCCGGGGGGATAGTGCTTTTTATACCTGGCTGTATCGTATTGCCGTCAATACGGCGAAGAACTACCTCGTCGCTCAGGGCCGTCGTCCGCCTTCAAGCGATGTGGACGCTATCGACGCAGAGAATTTTGAAAGCGGCGGTGCGTTGAAAGAAATTTCGAACCCTGAGAACTTAATGTTGTCAGAAGAACTGAGACAAATAGTTTTTCGCACCATCGAGTCGCTCCCGGAAGATTTACGCATGGCAATTACGTTGCGGGAGTTAGATGGCCTGAGCTATGAAGAGATAGCCGCTATCATGGATTGCCCGGTCGGTACGGTTCGTTCACGGATATTTCGTGCGCGAGAAGCTATTGATAATAAAGTTCAACCGCTAATCAGGCGTTGA
- the rseD gene encoding rpoE leader peptide RseD, whose amino-acid sequence MQCLEWRFDNAWILGLGRHYLG is encoded by the coding sequence GTGCAGTGTTTGGAGTGGCGTTTCGATAACGCGTGGATTTTAGGTTTGGGGAGACATTACCTCGGATGA